The genomic interval TGTCAATCTTCCTTGTCTGTAAATCATCATTTTTTTATTTCCAACGCAAAATTCAGAAAAAAATTTTGATACGCGAACCAATTTTGCATATCCACTTTGATTGATAGAATTGCCTAGTTCTAGAAGATCCAAATTACGCTCTTCCGAGGGTGCAACAGCACTCGTATCTTCCGAGCATGCTGTGGCAACCAGGTCACATTGAATTCCTGAACTATAAAAATTTTGTGTTCGTTTTTCTGGAATTTTTGTGATATGTTGCTGATTTATTGCAAAACTATGAGGTATTGTATCAGGGTTAAGATATGAAAATAAAGAGTTACTAAATTCAAAATTTTGCTTGAAAAGAGGAATGCGTTTGAAATAATCGAGTTTAATCGAATCTGATGCCTGTTGAAAGTACATTTGTTGTGACAATGCATCAAATGCAAAACAAGGTTTTTTATTTAAAGTGGCTTGTTCTAAGCATATGTTTATACTGTGTACCGAACCAGAACAATCGATATAAAAATCAAAAAATTTCCAAGGAATTTGATCAATTCGATCGTACCGAAGACCAAATGTAAAATCTGCTGCCGGCCATTGAGTGAAGTAAGGCGAATAACAGCTAACAACTTTGTGGAATGATTGAATGTAATTTATAATTTCCAATGTTTGAGGCAGGCCTCCTATTACAAGTGTTGTCATCTTAGAAACCTGTTTTTTCTAATGTGGAAATAGCTGCTTGGTACCCATCATTAATAAGTTTGTACTTAATTTTTTGCATATTTGAAAGTGTAGGGTGATATGTCCCAGAAAATTGCACGGAGATATCTGGAGGTGTCATTTGGTACTCTAGAGCGGTAATTCTTGATTGAATGAGAAGAAAAGATTTAATAACAGGATCTGCTATAGGTAAGATTCTACTCAATAAATCTCCCTTGATGGATCGATTGACTTTATGCGCATGTTCATCGTCCAGTGAATCGTAAGCAATTAAATTTGAAGCTAATACTGGACCGTGAAAATGTTTTCTTATTAATTGGATAGGGACAGGGCCTAATACGCTGCCGTCTACAAGAATATGGTGATTGTATTCTACTGCAGAAAAAAAACCGGGAATAGAACAGCTAGCTTTCACGGCAAGTCCTATATTTCCTTGAGTAAAAACAACTTCTTTGAAATGCAGGATATCTGCTGCTCTGCATATAAAAGGAATATTCAATTCTTCAATAGTTCTATTTCCTGCTAATGTATTAATTTCATCAGCGATCTTTGTGCCACTGAAAATTCCTGTTTTAGGAAGAAGATTAAGATTAAAAGTAGTTAATAATTGAAAAAATTGAGTTTTATTTTCGATAATATCGAGGATTTCATCTGCAGAATAGCCCATAGCGTAAATGCTACCTAATAGAGAACCTATGCTAACTCCCGCAATAAAAGAAATAGGGATTTTCTTTTCTTCTAGAGCTTGAAGAACACCAATATGGAAAAAACCACGAACATCTCCCCCACCTAAAGCCAGTCCTAATCCATATTTTTTTATTTTTTTTTTAATAGAAAGTTATTAATCATTGTTTTCATTGTATCCTCTATTTGTAAAGATACTAAAGGCCACTTGATAAATCAAAAGAAAGATCTAATTCATCCGAATTAACGGATTGATCTAGGGTATAAGGATTAGAGTTATTTGTATGAGTTGTTAAATCAACAGTTTCACCGGAAACTTCATAATTATCTTTTTGGGCCATTTGTGCTTGAATTCGAGCAATTGTTTCTGCATCACTATAAGTCTGGGGTTCAGTACCAGGTAAAAAATATTCAGTATAACCTTCTGTATCCTGTGCAGTTGCCAACAAGCCAGTGTATGATGAAACAAATGCTGTCTTTAAACCTTCTGTCGACTGTTGAAAAGGTAAATTAGAAACGGGGGTCAAAGAATTTACTTTTTTCATATAATTCATCCAGATTGGAGCTGCTGTTACAGCACTAGAACGGCTTTTACCAAGAGCTTTACGAGAATCATCCAAACCTATCCAAATTACTGTAGATAAATTAGAAGTAATACCCGCAAACCAACTATCAGTCCAGTTAGACGTTGTACCTGTTTTTCCTCCTGAGCTACTCGTATTATAGCCAGCACGCATTGCAGCTCCTGCAGCGGTTCCCCTTTGCATTATGTCATGAAGCAAGCTTTGCATAATTTTAGCCGTGCCTTCTGAAATAATGCGGACTTTGGGTCTAGAATCATGTGTAACCTTAAAATCGTCAATAAGTTGCCCATTACGATCATAAACTTTAAGAATAGCAATCGGCTCAACGGACATGCCACCATTAGCAATGACACCGAAAGCTTGAGCCATCTCTAAAGGACTAGCTGTACCTGTTCCTAATGCTGTTGCTAATTCATTATGAATACGTTTTGTTAAACTGTCTGAAGATGTTCCGAAAAATAATGATAACTGATTTAAAATAAAATCATACCCTAATAATTTAATCATTCTTTCCCAAATTTGAATGGCAATAATATTGACACTCAATCTTAGGGCACGCCTTGCTGTCATCGGACCTTGATAGGTACCGTTATAGTTTCTTGGAACCCAAATATTACCATTAGGTAATTTGTAGGATAAAATTTCATCAACAAAAATTTCTGAAGGGGTAATGATTTTGTTGTCCAGAGCGATAGCATAAAGCAAAGGCTTAAATGTAGAGCCCATTTGCCTACGGGCTTGTGTTGCCCTGTTGAATTGGTTAGCTACACTATAATGGCGACCTCCTATCATAGCATTAATATAGCCTGTATAGGGATCTATTGATACCAATGCGCCTTCTACGGAATCTTCTTTCCGGGCTACTAAATGTTTTGAATTATTTAAGTTATCGATTTTCATGTTGATTGTATCCATACCCAGAATAA from Brevinema andersonii carries:
- a CDS encoding patatin-like phospholipase family protein, with the protein product MKKKIKKYGLGLALGGGDVRGFFHIGVLQALEEKKIPISFIAGVSIGSLLGSIYAMGYSADEILDIIENKTQFFQLLTTFNLNLLPKTGIFSGTKIADEINTLAGNRTIEELNIPFICRAADILHFKEVVFTQGNIGLAVKASCSIPGFFSAVEYNHHILVDGSVLGPVPIQLIRKHFHGPVLASNLIAYDSLDDEHAHKVNRSIKGDLLSRILPIADPVIKSFLLIQSRITALEYQMTPPDISVQFSGTYHPTLSNMQKIKYKLINDGYQAAISTLEKTGF
- a CDS encoding penicillin-binding protein 1A, translating into MTLKSWQIKMFITLGFVALFTGIALTKLIVTFNNLKDVEQLDAYSHYSVPTKILDIKGRFITEYFLEKRNIISFNDLPHDLIRAIIATEDNRFYQHGGVNVAAMIQGVVFDPLRGRRARGGSGLTQQLAKLLFTDSSRSIQRKLIELWYALQIEKKYSKEEILELYFNLIYFGHGQYGIEAASKFYFDKPAKLLTLAEASFLAGLPQAPSRYSPINNYKSAQERHKIVLNSMVNSGYISQVEADQIFKDFWINYDASFTAATRNIQQKETEVAGFFTEYVRQQLLERYGEELLYKGGLEVHTTLNLDYQKAANIEFEKALSNEQEIYSGHYARNSSTLKKNYEDIIDLLGLSFGLDSFSFSDTRTEKIVSSMVSSDQDLISLASFILGMDTINMKIDNLNNSKHLVARKEDSVEGALVSIDPYTGYINAMIGGRHYSVANQFNRATQARRQMGSTFKPLLYAIALDNKIITPSEIFVDEILSYKLPNGNIWVPRNYNGTYQGPMTARRALRLSVNIIAIQIWERMIKLLGYDFILNQLSLFFGTSSDSLTKRIHNELATALGTGTASPLEMAQAFGVIANGGMSVEPIAILKVYDRNGQLIDDFKVTHDSRPKVRIISEGTAKIMQSLLHDIMQRGTAAGAAMRAGYNTSSSGGKTGTTSNWTDSWFAGITSNLSTVIWIGLDDSRKALGKSRSSAVTAAPIWMNYMKKVNSLTPVSNLPFQQSTEGLKTAFVSSYTGLLATAQDTEGYTEYFLPGTEPQTYSDAETIARIQAQMAQKDNYEVSGETVDLTTHTNNSNPYTLDQSVNSDELDLSFDLSSGL